A single region of the Malus sylvestris chromosome 8, drMalSylv7.2, whole genome shotgun sequence genome encodes:
- the LOC126633371 gene encoding peptidyl-prolyl cis-trans isomerase Pin1-like, with protein MSSSAGNQVRASHILIKHQGSRRKASWKDPEGQIIRNTTQDSAVSQLKALRDEILSGKAKFDDVASRYSDCSSAKRGGDLGPFGRNQMQKPFEEATFALKVGEMSDIVDTDSGVHIIMRTG; from the exons ATGTCCTCTTCAGCGGGGAATCAGGTGAGGGCGTCCCATATACTCATCAAGCATCAGGGTTCGAGAAGAAAGGCGTCATGGAAGGATCCTGAAGGTCAGATCATCAGGAACACCACCCAAGACTCTGCCGTCTCTCAACTCAAGGCCCTACGCGATGAAATTCTTTCTGGAAAGGCCAAGTTTGACGATGTCGCCTCTCGCTACTCGGATTGCAGCTCTGCCAAACGTGGTGGCGATCTCG GTCCCTTTGGCCGGAACCAGATGCAGAAACCTTTTGAAGAAGCAACATTTGCGCTCAAGGTTGGTGAGATGAGCGACATTGTGGATACGGATAGTGGAGTCCATATCATCATGAGAACTGGATGA
- the LOC126633550 gene encoding growth-regulating factor 1-like: protein MDFGVVGFDGLGGCFSDSGFPFAATSSAADQEAAKHKWLFGSGSHRQGRSADEGEDWKSSKLAKTDDFSASKATQQQHQQQQLLSFSHSPNSESILVEKNATMPYFHQALSAYNTSPAGQNTGSVSNGGAAMHWSLAGGRGPFTPSQWMELEHQALIYKYITANMPIPSNLLFPIKKALDSAGFSTFPNGLLRPNSLGWGSIHLGFSNNTDPEPGRCRRTDGKKWRCWRDAVPDQKYCERHMNRGRHRSRKPVEGHTGHTRTTTTTTTTSKQPLASSPSTSVVSIPGGGGGSSLAVANQQLKSLQQPAASNSSAATTQMSRMFMNKENAGDRIQRTMGLSMLSKESPFSTQKQQTGHEESPRTEFGLVLSDSLLNPSQKTSYPAETNSQHHSLRHFIDDCPKTQSDCQPVSWPNQLDMQSDRTQLSISIPIASSTSNETLSPLHLSRELESPASMGLGAGSSHALSEQNNIKQANWIPTAWETSLGGPLGEVLHNPNSSNGAAEYKNNSSVLNLMTGGSWDNNNNSPSPLGSSPTGVLQKTAFGSLSNSSAGSSPRAEKNNRSHEGFSLCNDLLGSNMFNSSSLPAL, encoded by the exons ATGGATTTTGGGGTGGTGGGTTTTGATGGGTTGGGGGGTTGTTTTTCAGATTCTGGTTTTCCTTTTGCTGCTACTTCATCGGCAGCAGATCAGGAGGCAGCGAAGCATAAGTGGTTGTTCGGATCTGGGTCTCACAGGCAGGGAAGATCTGCCGACGAGGGGGAGGATTGGAAGAGCTCTAAACTTGCAAAGACTGATGATTTTTCAGCTTCCAAAGCAACGCAACAGCAACACCAGCAGCAGCAGTTACTGAGCTTCTCTCATTCTCCCAATTCAGAATCTATCTTGGTTGAAAAGAATGCCACAATGCCTTACTTTCATCAAGCATTATCTGCTTACAATACAAGTCCTGCAG GGCAAAATACTGGGAGTGTGAGTAATGGAGGAGCTGCCATGCATTGGAGTTTAGCAGGAGGCAGAGGACCTTTCACGCCATCCCAATGGATGGAGCTAGAACACCAGGCCTTGATCTACAAATACATCACTGCAAATATGCCTATTCCATCCAATTTGCTCTTCCCAATCAAGAAGGCTCTTGATTCTGCTGGATTTTCGACGTTCCCGAACGGACTTCTCAGGCCCAATTCAT TGGGATGGGGTTCTATCCATTTGGGATTCTCCAACAACACTGATCCTGAGCCGGGAAGGTGTCGTAGGACCGACGGCAAGAAATGGCGGTGCTGGAGAGATGCCGTTCCTGACCAAAAGTATTGTGAGCGGCACATGAACAGAGGCCGCCACCGTTCAAGAAAGCCTGTGGAAGGCCACACCGGCCACACcagaaccaccaccaccaccaccaccacctcaaaGCAGCCTTTGGCTTCTTCGCCATCAACATCCGTAGTGTCCATTCCCGGTGGCGGTGGTGGCAGCAGCCTTGCTGTTGCCAACCAGCAGCTCAAGAGCTTGCAGCAGCCTGCTGCATCTAATTCTTCTGCAGCAACCACTCAGATGAGCAG GATGTTCATGAACAAAGAGAATGCGGGCGATAGAATTCAACGCACCATGGGCCTCTCCATGCTGTCGAAAGAAAGCCCATTCTCGACACAGAAACAGCAAACCGGACATGAAGAGTCCCCAAGAACAGAGTTCGGGCTTGTCCTCTCTGACTCCCTCCTAAACCCTTCACAGAAAACGTCATACCCTGCAGAAACAAATTCACAACACCATTCCCTTCGCCACTTCATCGACGACTGCCCTAAAACTCAATCCGACTGCCAACCTGTTTCATGGCCTAACCAACTCGACATGCAATCGGACAGAACCCAATTATCAATTTCGATCCCCATAGCTTCCTCCACAAGCAATGAGACTCTCTCACCGCTCCATCTCTCAAGGGAACTAGAGTCCCCTGCCTCAATGGGATTGGGAGCAGGCAGCAGTCACGCCCTCAGTGAACAGAACAACATCAAGCAAGCAAATTGGATTCCAACGGCTTGGGAGACTTCACTTGGCGGTCCTCTAGGGGAAGTTCTGCACAATCCCAACAGCAGCAACGGTGCAGCAGAATACAAGAACAACTCTTCAGTCCTTAATCTGATGACTGGGGGCAGCTGGGACAACAATAACAATAGCCCTTCGCCTTTAGGGTCATCTCCGACTGGGGTTCTACAGAAGACGGCGTTTGGGTCTCTGTCGAATAGCAGTGCAGGGAGCAGTCCAAGAGCAGAGAAAAATAATAGAAGCCATGAAGGGTTTAGCCTTTGCAACGACCTCCTTGGGTCCAATATGTTCAACTCTTCCTCCTTGCCTGCCTTGTAG